In the genome of Zootoca vivipara chromosome 6, rZooViv1.1, whole genome shotgun sequence, the window aataatagcctttctggatcaaaccaaaggtccatctTAGTCCAGATTCCAGTCCTTGCAGCAGCCGGCTGGATACATGAAACCACAagctgagcacaatagcacttgcGATTACCAGCAGTTGTCATCCTGAGGCACCTGGATAAGGATAATTAATAGGCATAATAATATATTAGGATAATTAATAGGCATGGAGTGGATAAGAGAAGAGAACTGTTCCTGTTTCACACAGAGCCCTTTATAAAGGTGGGTTTCTGAGCTCCATACCTGACAAAATTACATTTGGCAGTTAAAGAAGGACATCCTGTGTGCCTTGCACTACCAAACATTCCACCAGAAGTCCTTGAAATATTGTGGTAAGTCCTACCATCCTTCCCTATTTTAAAACAAGCTTTATTGAATCTCATATATACAGGTAAAAttcggaaaatttgaatatcgtcgaaaagtgcatttatttcagtaacgcaacttaaaaggtgaaaccaatatatgagatagatgcatggcatgcaaagcaagatatgtctagcctttatttgttgtaattgtaattatttgtcattaggcaggtcaagtataaatggaatgtaattaatgaaacataaaagcaatgtttatttttgtttatttttgtattattgtaactatttgttttattgctgtggaatttccaaaagaaagcatttgtaaaaataaaaataaaaaataaaaagttgcattactgtaataaatgcagttttcaacgatattctaattttccgagtttcacctgtaattgtgTAAAATAGCAACATTCTACATGTAATAATATCATTATAATCATATTATACTTGATGTTGCATTACATAAAAAACCTGTTTGCTTCATCCATATTTAATTGATATTTATATttcataaattcaataaatggacTCTACTTATCTTTAATATTTTCTCTTTGTGGTCTGCCTTCTTTCATCATGGCTACCTTCCAAATGTTTGTTAATTGCTATTTCACTATTGGTGATCATCTGATCTTCCATTTTTGCACAAAAAGTATGCAAGTAGCTACTATTCCATTAACTCTTCACAGCTTATTTGTGGGTCTGAATAACTTATTAAAATGATCAGGGGGTCCAACGGCAAAATGTAATGTGTTATGAATGACATTATCTCTGCTACCTCTCTCCAAAATAATTGAATTATTGGACAGATCTGCAAGCAACTATATTTCATGTCCACATCTCCAACACTGTAAATTTTCCTCAGTCTGTGTGGAGTCACATTCCATTTCAGTTTGCAATGAGCCTTGCTGGTTCCTGAGTACAATTCTTCCCTTCTTTTGTTCAGAAATTGGTCTTCCTattattttttcccatttttaaacAAACCTATCCACCCAAGACAGAAAaaaactgtagctcagtgctagagcacatCCTTAATCTGCAGAAAATCCCACACACAATAATTCAAATCTCCAGTAAAAAGGATCAGATAGCAGATGATGagaaatgtgtttctcttccaaaaaccctggagagccatggcATCTCAGAAGGGACAATACTGAGATAGGCAGAGTTGGTGCTCATGTGCCTATCTGAGGCACTTTGGGAGGGGCAACAGATTCATACTTAGAGACCTTCACCTGCAAATGTTTATTCAGTAGAAGCTGATCCATTAAGAGAAAGCTCACTCTGCCCTCAGCCACCTCCCAGTCTTCTTACAcccagctaaaggtaaaggtaaaggaccccgacagttaagtccagtcgcagatgactctggggttgcgacactcatctcgctttacaggccgaggtagccagcgtttgtccgcagtttttccgggtcatgtggccagcatgactaagccgcttctggtgaaaccagagcagcgcacagaaacgccgtttaccttcccaccacagcggtacctatttacctacttgcactggtgtgctttcgaactgctaggttggcaggagcagggaccgagcaacgggagctcaccccgtcgcggggattcgaaccgccgaccttccgatcggcaagcccaacaggctctgtggtttagaccacagcaccacccgtgtcccagttaGGAGGTGTCTATTCCTGTCTTTATCTCTGACCCCCACCAGCTGCTAGtttccctgccttcctccccaccATTCCCAAAGAGCACCAGCAACCACTGGTTTTATTGCTTGCTTGAAGAGTAAGTCTTCGTTACTGTCCATTCCTTAGTTGTACTAGGAAATGACACGCATCATTCCTGCACCATTTAAGTGCTTTTACAGCCTAAAAGGGAGCCCTGATTCCCATGAGTTACATGCTGATTCCATAAATAATTGTGCAGATCCTTCAGCCCAGAAAATCTGCTTCATCAACGAGGGACATCTTGCATGAGGCTTAGACGGCGCACTTCCTTCACCATGCAGCTTCTCCTGGGACTCCTCTTCTGCTCTCTGCTTCTCACTACAGGTGAGGACTTGCTAGTGAATTTCCTTCGTACACCTCAGAGAGGAATTTTCCTGGAAGACTTAACAGTTTGGGACAAATTCAAAGCTGGCACCCCTCATTTTCTCACATGAGGAAAAAATAAAGTATAACTTCTTCAAGCAAGGGTAGCTTGTCTTGACAAAGGCATGTATTGAACTGGAAGGACTGAAAGGCCATCTAAGGCAAGGGAGATCTTCCTGACCTCCTGCTCCATTCATATTTTGACCAGGAGCAAATGAAGGCCTGTTCCACAGTGGGTAAAGTGAAATCCCAAGGGTATTCTCATTATCCACGCAGGTGGGATTTACTCCTATTCCCCAAACAAATAACACAGGCATTTGAACATAATTTCTCTTCCAGGTTCCTCCTTGCAGTGTGAGGTTTGCAGTGCCATTGGGAAAACATGTTCCAGTGATAAGGTGGATTGCCCTGCTGGAGAAGATACCTGTGCCACCTATTTGTATGCACCTTCAGGTGAGTGAGAATTATCATAACCCAGGCCAGGTGAATGAATAAGCTCCctagtttagcctggaaaagaggagactgagaagatatatgatagccatcttcatcttaaggggttgtcacatggaggagggagcatgcttgctttctcctgctctggagggtaggactcgaaccaatggcttcaagctgcaagaaagaagattccgactatacatcaggaacaactttctgacagcTAGAGCTTGTTCAGCAGTAGAGCagtctcccacgagaggtggtgggttctccttccatggaggtttttaagcagaggttgggtggccatctgtcgtggaatctttagctgagattcctgcattgcagggagttggactagagcaggtttcctcaaacttggccctccagatgtttttggcttacaactcccatgatccctagctagcaggaccagtggtcagcgatgatgggaactatagtctcaaaacatctggaaggctgagtttgaggaagccgggactagaggacccttggggtcccttccaactctaaggttATATAATTCTAGCTGCACAAATCATACAAACATATGAAGCTCTCTTCATATGGCACAGCCTGgaactgtctgctctgactgaaAGCCCCTTCTTGAGGTCTCAGACAGTTTTCTTACCTAGCCCTACAGCCCAAGACCCTCTAAATAACAAGCCCCCATGTGCTCAACTGCAAAGTTGAGATCTTTCTTTGTGAATATGTCATGGAGGGAGAGCAGAGCATTCAGTCTGAACATGTGAAGGAGGATTGTGtgccctgccatagctgccaagttttcccttttctcacgaggaagcctattcagcataaggggaaatcccttaaaaaaggggatgacttggcagctatgttgagtgCTGGTCCAAAACGGTCTACCATATTCATGGGTAAGGTTTCCAAGACAAGGTCCCCACTTGACTAGTCAGGCAGCCTGCTTCAGACTAATGTCAATTCTGCTTTTGACCAGGGAGTGCACCCAGTTTGCATAGTATCATTGAGCCGGTGGAGCTCAAACCACAAATTCCAATTTAATCTTTCAGACATTCAAAATGAACACTTGAACAGGGCTGTGGCTGCTGTGTGTGAGTGAGCACTACTTTGGGTTCCAAAGATTCAGCCTTTTTTAAGGTTGCATCATCATTCCTGTTTGCCTTTTATCCTAAAATGCAAATTTTTGTATGAATTTTCTACTGTTTTTGAGCTGAAAACTGCTGCAAAAAACCCCCCAATGATCCCTAGGTTCTGAGTTCCATATGAGCCCAGAAAGTGAGATTTGGGAATGACAACCTCCAGCATTCCTAAATAGAAATTGGATGGGTGAATTTTCTTGGGACATAATGGCTCTGAGCTGTGACAACTTATTATCACTcctctttatttttccttttgtttcattttatatcCAGCACCAAACATCAGCATCACAACATTCAGGAAATTATGCCTTACGGAGGCAGGATGcagaaatgcaacaaaacagATAGGGGAGGTTTTTGAAGACAAGGGACGTCTTATAAAGGTTGGATGTAACAAGGCCTCTGAGGGAGCTCCATTTGTCCTCCTGGCACTCTCTGGGCTCCTGTTGATGAAGGTCCTCCTTTAATGAACGACATGCAGTGAATTAGCGCTGAAGAAGAGTTTCATTCTTATATCCATGCAGCCTTCCATGTGTCTGTCCAGAGGAAATGGTTGTTTTATATTTCTtcagtaaaaacaaataaaaaagcttGGGGAAAACTGGAGGTGAGAGGGTCAATGGAATTGGCttctgttgttgctattattttacTCGCCCTTCATGCTATGAGGTGGAAAAAATGGAGGTGAAAATGTTTGTGTAAATTCAAGATTTGACTGATTTTCATGAAACCCTGCTGTTCTTAGTGGAAAATCAGACTAAAAAACATGTCACGTAAACTTAAAAAAGGGTTGTTCTTCTGATAGATTTTGATCAGCTGAGTCTGGCTTACAACAGAAGCCAGCTGAATTTCATTCTGATCCTTGCTTTGAGCTATTTTCCAGCATGATGGTAAGCAAGAGAAGTTTGCAGGTGTGCGTATCATCAAAAGGAGTTCTCTGAACGCTGCTGGTGCTTCCATTCCTGAGGGCAGTGTTTGCATACGCTCTGACACTGCTCAGGTCACCTTAGCTCACTCGCTCACTCCTTCCCTCTCTTGCTTCCTTCTCTCACTTGAGGACATGCCAGCAAAGCTGTTCCCTCCCCTCACACTTGCAGGAGACAGAgaaaaacagggagggagagCTGTCAGCCACAGCTGGCTGTGCCGCCACCGGATTCCCCCTGAAATAGTGCTTTGGCACCAAGGAGCTGCTACGGTACTGGTGGAGGAAGGCGAAGCAaaggaggaggcagtggaagttgcTGCTGGTGAATTAGTGGGTCGTGGTGGGCAAGGACACAGATGGcagcaaaagaggaagaaaagcagTAGGCAGAAGCAACCTCCAGGAAAGGGTtgggtgcataggaggagggTGACAGAGATGCGGAAGGGAGTcctgcttctcctccccctctcctcaatTGAAGCTTCACCTACATGAGGATTGAGACCCATCTATGTGGAGTCTAGTGCAAAGGagctgcattaaaaataaaatgtgtcctTGCAGGCTGGCTCTACCAAGTCTCAAGAACATTCTCATTCTGAGAGCTGGAGTTCCTAGGCTCCTTCACACCTCTCAGTCCTCCCTTTTGAACTACATATACCATAGTCCCAGCAGCTCATGCAAGGCAACCGATGAAGAcagcagagagcagcagcagatGCCTCCTTAACACAGGCTTGAAAGgtgtctgtatgtgtgtggaaGGAATAGAAgcgaaatttgattcagttcacatttaaacaaCTTAGTTTGCACTTTCCGAAAAATGATGAAAACTGAAACACGGCACATAACtcctgaaggtaaaggtaaaaggtaaaggacctctgggcggttaagtccagtcaaaggcgactatggggttgtggcgtccatctcgctttcaggctgagggagctggcgtttgtccacggacagctttctgggtcatgtggccagcatggctaaaccgcttctggcgcaacggaacaccgtgacggaagccagagcacacggaaatggcatttaccttcccactgcagcagtacctatttatctacttgcactggcatgcttttgaactgctaggttggcagcagctggggcagagcaacgggagctcaccccgccataaGGGTTCAAACTACCGACcttccgtggtttagaccacagcacgacCCACATCCCTACATACCTTCACATAAGTCCTACACTGTGTAGTTCCCACATGCACtttccagagtgaccctaggagccaaacCTCAGTGGCTGACTCTTCTCTGATTGGTTCCAGTCAGTTCAAAGGTCGACAAGAGTTTTTGCTCAGTAGATAAAAAGCTCCCCATTCACTCCGATTGGATACTGGAGACAGAGACACTGCTGGGACCCAGCTGTAGAAAGCATAACAGGTCTTCAGCCCCTTCATAACCCTGGACCATTGCACTTTCCCCACTAACATGCAGAGGTGCCAACAAGTGAGCTATAGCTCTGCCGACTGGCCTTGCCTCTCACCTCCTTGGTGGATGACAACTGCCtacagctggtgtgtgtgtggaaggggtaGTTTTGGGATTGTTTATCTTGCAGGGAGCCTGTAGAAACAAACTCTCCACTGTACACAGTTTCCATCTAACTCATAGTGATGAGGTGGAAGGCAGTGCTGGGGCTGGggaataaaaaggaaaggaaggaaacagaTCCATCAAATAATGGCCACTAATGGATTGAGTCAGGAAAGGTAACACACATCAAGTCGCCAGCTCCCTGAATATTCTCGCACTTCTGCTcaggcacgtagcaagggaggggcaaagggggtgggctgcccctagctccactctggtgggGGGCAGCACAGGGGCAGCGCGCAGGGGCAGCTCCCCcagcccctggcctgcccctcgcctcctccgcccgagcaggaagaagtagAGCGCACTACGGATTGGGTTGCCGGGCGGCAAACCGCCATCGGCAACCTGTTCCATAGCGTGCGCTGAAGCAGAGCACTGGCCAAGCGCCGGTGGTCGAGCGCACTGGCCGAgtagagcagcagcaccaacctgGACAGACTGTGCGTGTGTGGACATGTGCAGTCCGTCCTGGCTCATCCTGGCGCGCGTGTCATGCATCATGACGTCAGGACGCATGCGCGCAGCGGagtgatgccccgcccccagggggtgccgccccggggAGCCAAGCAGCGCCGTTCGCTACTGCTTCTGCTTTCTGTGATGATGCACTCTAGCTGTGATGCTTTGGACAGGGAAAGAAATGGGAGGTTTCACTTGTGTGATAGCAAATTTATTGCATGCAAGATAAGATATAGCCAGGTCTGGTAACTAATACAACGCCCAGTGAGGCTTCCTTATCCAGCTCTTTCTCTTAACTGTAGTAAGGAAAacacaataaacaaaataaaacctcataCATGTCATGTTgctttttattatatatgtgCACCTAAACACATGGCTCTGAATCTGGCCCTTGGGTCTCCTCTCCCCAAAAGAAATCCCCTCCTCTTCtgattttgcatggctggaatgtagtgtCCTATAGCAGGTTAAGAGTCACATGTGTTGGCAGCCTGCAGTGacgtagtgtgggttgccagagTTTGAGGAAAGCAAGTATTGTGTCCCCTAAACTGTGGATCATTAGCACTCCCTGACTCCATTCCTCCAATCCAGTATTGAACCCATTACCCACTCCCCCAGTGGATGTATTGCATTTTAAGAAAAGTCTATCTAggccagaggttggcaacctgtggcccatgggccacaagctgcccacaggggtcgtttaaacggcccacgagccgcccccaaaccaagCTGCCTGCTTGGCAAGGCCCTGCACGCTGCGCTAAAACAGCACAGCGCGGAGCAGGGATTCGTTTCCACaatgccagaaatcgcatctgcgcatgcacagatgccgAAAaatgcatctgcgcagacgcgatctggcccacggaacgatctccatgggagtgaaccagcccaggtgaggtaaaccttgctgacccctgatttaggcgcactttgattttttaaaattatgatttttaaaaagcggAACATGGAAgaaagttttggtttctctccagcCACGTAGCATGGAGAtgctatatatttatatttagaatggtttgttgttgtttttaaaaaagttgcaccTCCCTCCAGACACTTcacccacatatatatatatatatatatatatatatatatatatatatatattctgaaagtcatttctcctcctcctctctccagttTCTTCAAAGAATGAGAGGCTCCttattaaggaaggaaggaaggaaagaaggaaggaaggaaggaaggaaggaaggaaggaaggaaggaaggaaggaaggaaatatttcACTTAACCTCTCATCCCATAGAGATGTTTTactacattttgaaaaagagaaaaaccCTTCCTCCAACTTCACCATCTTTTTCTCCAGTGTCTGTAGAAGGGGACAGGGGAGCCCACTTGgaccccaggttatgggtgcccagtgtgtgtgatgtcatgacGTCACACGCCCCTGGCCTCAGAACCTGATTTCCAATGCCTCTGGAAGTCAGGTTCCAAGACCTTGCAAGACCTCAGAAAGCATCTCCGAGGTCTTGTGAGGCCCCAGATATGTTTTCTGAGACCTTACGAGACCTCTGAAGTTGGTGGGGGGGCTGTGATTTTTTTGTGGCTGCTCGGGCAACCAGAGCCCCATATAGTTGGTGCCACTGAAAGGCGACACTCCTTATTCTTGCACagttggtttttaatgtttaaggaagaagctgCAATCTTCAACTAAGTAAaactaagcccatgcttggattAGCAAATGAGTGTAAATACTTGACATATATTCTTATTTAGCTATATGTTCTGCAAGCAAAAGCTTTTGAATATTTTGACAAGTATTTGGATattgttttaatttcaagaaaaggGTCTGGTTTCCTGGCTGCAATTTAGCTGCAATGCCGACAGTcctccccccctccgccccccagcactttcccaatgaaaatctGCTTTTttccactgaattggagcaaatggcaattcgtgGAAAATCCAAATTgccgtttgttctgattcagcagtaaagagtggattttcatggggaaagtatTGGGACCACAGAAAGGGCACTTGGGCGCATCACCTTTGAGATAAGCTGCCCTGGTGAGCACTTACCTGGTTACACCACTTATCAATCACTTCATGGGGATTCTGAGAACAAGGTTTCCCATGCGTCATGACTGACAGTTTTATCACATCCAAGATTGCCTAGCCAGAGTGAGATGGGGACTAATCCAGTAGCAGATGTCATCTGCAGTAGACAGTGGGAGGTCCTCCCAGCTGCCCTAATTAAGTTTCCAGGAGGCCCACGCCAGGGAGATTAAGATAGATATGGCTAACCCATTGCTGTTCGCTGCAAGTAAAAGGGCTGACCTTTAATCCCAAATACTGTTTTATGACTCCATTTCAGGAAATGAGACACACTGCAGGATGAATAATATAATAATCCTCTATTAtcgcaatgcaataaaattttatGTTCCTGGTAACGCCACATGCAAAGGATGAGAACATGAACAGAATACAATAAAGAATAAATTCCAGAGCTTCTTCCTAGCACTTTTCCTTATAAGAGTTAAACTTTGGATCCATTTCATGAAGAGTTAAGCTTAAaagctgtttctttctctttacagGTCAAAGCTGTGCCAAATAGTGGAGAAAAACTGAATTTATTTCCTTCCATGTTCCTCTGCTTTCAAATTCCCTAGCCCTATGGAGGTGTCGTTAAGTTGCTGTAAGTGACGTAAGCTTGAATTTCTTTACTTTGGTCATGGATAGGCTCAATAAACCACATTCCTAAAGCAGATAGTGAACAataaacagggctggctctaggtagagtcccggtggtgcggggtgccaggcaaagccgcgcggaaaccatgctgcgccgcGATCCCctcccctcagcgccagggcggccgacctgctcgagactgccctgacaataaaaacaataatttaacaaGGTTCTTTTATCCAGAAGCAGGAAGGGTGTGCCCATGATTCATACCTTGTAAAATTACTCTCCAGGAGTATCTGTGATCTTCCTCAAGTACAGaaaaacctttattttatttttttaagtctaCTTCTGAGACGCAAGCCTTTTAGACCCCTgaattcttctccagctcagattAAAATCCAACTCAAATACTTCACTCCAGGAGTGGGGGACTTTTCCACCAAGGCCCACATTCTCCTCTGAGCAATATattaggggccacatgccaggggcaAGCGAGGGGGAAGAGCCAATAGTGGTCAGAACAAGGAATTTCACCTTTATACAGCAGGTTAGTTTCTACACATTCCCATACACCCCCCTATGTGCTCTAACCAGGTGAACACAAGGCATTATAGGAGGTCAAGGATACAGTCAAGCAAGGCCCAAACATAACTCAAGGAAGATGCATGTTGCAGAGAGAAGTAGTATGGCTGATGAGGAAATCGAGGTCTAGCAGGCTGTGCTTCAACCTGGTCTGGAGGTTTCCCACCCTGTCTCTACTCTATTAGTCTGCAAAGGGGAGATTTGAGAGGCTTCTGGAGCAAGATGCCAGAAGAGGAACCGATCCATGTACCCACCACAGAGAATCATCTTACCTTAAAAGATTCTCCATGGAGAGGATGATTTCCCCCTCTCAGATTCCATAGCCTCTTTATTTCTGCTCCTAATCAGAACCAAAGACCACAGGGGGAAACCccgatatgtgtgtgtgtgtgtgtgtgtgtgttggggaggtcCTTGTTTGTATGTTTAACCTTctgattaaaccacagagttaaaccacagagcctagggcttgccactcataaggttggcagttcgaatccctgtgatgcggtgagctcctgttgttcggtccctgctcctgccaacctagcagtttgaaagcacgaagtgcaagtagataaataggtaccgctccggtgggaaggtaaacggcgtttccgtgcgctgctctggttcaccagaagcagctttgtcatgctggccacatgctgtacgccggctccttcggccagtaaagcgagatgagcgccgcaaccccagagtcgtccacgactggacctaacggtcaggggtccctttaccttttcctttaatcAGAACCAAAGACCACAGGGGGAAACcccaatatttgtgtgtgtgttggggaggtccttgtttgtatgtttgtatgtttgtatgcttgtgtgtgtgtgtgtgtgtgtgtgtttgtttgtctgtctgtctgtctgtctgtttcctttcctttcttgtttggcttctgaattatgcccctgttgttgtttagtcatttagtcgtgtccgactcctcgtgaccctatTGCTTCACTCACTGAACAGAAACAGAATTCGGAGGATGAGATAAAGGGTTCACTCTGGCCTTAGTCAGCTCTCCACCTGCCTGCCCTCCTACCTTACAACCAGTGCAGGGAGTGACAGTGGCTGTcagcttctccacccccctccTTTAGGCTCAGTGTTTCCCTTGTAGAGCTTAACAGGAAGGAGGATAGTGGGAGAAAATGAGAATTAGTCTTATCGGCCATTGGTTTTGACTCCACCTGTTGTTGGGCTCTGTACCAGGGAGTGCCAGACACCAATGGGCATAGATTGGGCCCAAAAAGAAAGGGCAAGTAAGTGGGCATGCAATGCCTTGGCAAGAGTGTGGGGGCCCCCACTGTGGGCACCTTGCCTAAGGGTCCCTCACATCCTAGAATGAGGACTGTTCTGCGGCAGTGTGATTTAGGCTactttcacaccatacatttgatttttatttaaaaatatataaattttatttttgcattttctattttatatgaacaaatgaattaaatacataaacataCAATCCCTTTtgacttccctctccccccccccattgtggatTTTAATGtaatgatttccccctctgcatctcTTTCATAACTCTAGTTTTATAAATCCTTTGTCAATCCATAGTTCTAATTTTTACTACAAGTTTTCTGTCAATCCTACCATGTATGTAATTGTTTACAATAcatataaattataaactttacCCATTCTTTACTAAAGACCTCCTCTTCCTGGTGTCTAATTAttcctgtaagttttgccatctCAGCATGTTGTTttttagtagtttagtcat includes:
- the LOC118087824 gene encoding phospholipase A2 inhibitor NAI-like, with product MRLRRRTSFTMQLLLGLLFCSLLLTTGSSLQCEVCSAIGKTCSSDKVDCPAGEDTCATYLYAPSAPNISITTFRKLCLTEAGCRNATKQIGEVFEDKGRLIKVGCNKASEGAPFVLLALSGLLLMKVLL